GACGCCGACTGGATCGACCGCGAGCGCATCATGCGCTGGGGTGTTCCGTTCGCCATCGCCTTCCTGCTGTTCCTCGTCTGGGATTTTTCCGCGCATTCCGTGCGCGGCGTCACCGACGAAGCGGGCGAGCATATCGGCCGCGATTTCATCAATTACTGGTCGGGCGCGAAGCTGGCCGTGGATGGCAAAGCGGCCATCGCCTATGACCTGAAGGAATACTATAAATTCCAGCGCAGCGTGACCGGCGACGGGGGCGAGTTCAAGCTTTACAGCTATCCGCCCGTCATGATGCTGCTGACGCTGCCGCTGGCGCTGTGTTCATTCCTGATCGGCTATTTCCTGTGGACGATGGGCGGTTACGCCTTGATGGTGAAAATGCTGTCGCGCGAAGTTTCGCAGCGCGTCGCGCTGGTGGCGGCGATTGCCGCGCCCGCCTGCCTGCTGAATTTGCAATCCGGCCAGAACGGTTTTTTCACGGCGGCGCTGCTGGCGGGCGGGCTGACGCTGCTGGGGCGCAAACCTGTCATCGCGGGCATCCTGTTCGGGCTGCTGTGTTACAAGCCGCAGCTGGGCCTGCTGCTGCCGGTGGCGCTGGCGGCGGGCGGGCATTGGCGCAGTTTCATATCGGCCGGTGTAACCGTCGTTGTGCTGGTGGCCTGCAGCACGCTGATGTTCGGTATGGAAATCTGGCCCGCGTTTTTGCAGCAGATGAAGGAACAGGGCGACCTGCTGGCGCGCGGCACCACGTTGTGGCCGCGCATGCCCAGCGTTTATTGCGCGCTGCGCCTGATCGGTGTTGATTCCGCCATCGCGTATGCCGCGCAAATTATCGCGGCGCTGGCGGCGGTTGCGGGTGTCGTGATGGCATGGCGCAGCAAAGCTCCCGATACCGTCAAACATA
This sequence is a window from Alphaproteobacteria bacterium. Protein-coding genes within it:
- a CDS encoding DUF2029 domain-containing protein; protein product: MKIFRDADWIDRERIMRWGVPFAIAFLLFLVWDFSAHSVRGVTDEAGEHIGRDFINYWSGAKLAVDGKAAIAYDLKEYYKFQRSVTGDGGEFKLYSYPPVMMLLTLPLALCSFLIGYFLWTMGGYALMVKMLSREVSQRVALVAAIAAPACLLNLQSGQNGFFTAALLAGGLTLLGRKPVIAGILFGLLCYKPQLGLLLPVALAAGGHWRSFISAGVTVVVLVACSTLMFGMEIWPAFLQQMKEQGDLLARGTTLWPRMPSVYCALRLIGVDSAIAYAAQIIAALAAVAGVVMAWRSKAPDTVKHTVLLLGIFLSSPYSWDYDMAVLVFGAAWIVQAANEKSRAGGFLPYEKFTWLLVILLPFLTLISRSPVPVNIGPVVLFAAFFLTLRRVRVP